The Geodermatophilaceae bacterium NBWT11 genome has a segment encoding these proteins:
- a CDS encoding DUF2382 domain-containing protein, producing the protein MIDTNSIDQVIGSDVYDADGDKIGTASEVFLDDQSGNPEWVTVKTGLFGTKSTFVPLRDADLADGGVRVPVSKAAVKDAPKVDADQHLSPEEEQELYRHYGFADNNTSSNTTTTTTDTTRVGNDLDDRGTRTDGGTARLGDDLDDRGQHAARSTEDHDSTLTGTRNDAGTVGRDTSGPTTDDAMTRSEERLSVGTEAVETGRARLRKHVVTENVTRTVPVTHEEVRVEREPITDANRDSALSGGNLTEEEHEVTLHAERPVVEKETVPVERVRLGTETVTEEQRVQADVAHEEIEQVQDGVDTTRGTDGRGTTR; encoded by the coding sequence GTGATCGACACCAACAGCATCGACCAGGTCATCGGCAGCGACGTCTACGACGCCGACGGCGACAAGATCGGCACCGCGTCCGAGGTCTTCCTCGACGACCAGAGCGGCAACCCCGAGTGGGTCACCGTCAAGACCGGCCTCTTCGGCACGAAGTCCACCTTCGTCCCGCTGCGTGACGCCGACCTCGCCGACGGTGGCGTCCGCGTCCCCGTGAGCAAGGCCGCCGTCAAGGACGCCCCCAAGGTCGACGCCGACCAGCACCTCTCCCCCGAGGAGGAGCAGGAGCTGTACCGCCACTACGGCTTCGCCGACAACAACACCTCGTCGAACACGACGACCACCACCACGGACACCACCCGCGTGGGCAACGACCTCGACGACCGTGGCACCCGCACCGACGGTGGCACCGCCCGCCTCGGTGACGACCTCGACGACCGCGGCCAGCACGCCGCCCGGTCCACCGAGGACCACGACAGCACCCTCACCGGTACCCGCAACGACGCCGGCACCGTGGGCCGCGACACCTCCGGCCCGACCACCGACGACGCGATGACCCGCTCCGAGGAGCGGCTGTCCGTCGGCACCGAGGCCGTGGAGACCGGTCGGGCGCGTCTGCGCAAGCACGTCGTCACCGAGAACGTCACCCGCACCGTCCCGGTCACGCACGAGGAGGTCCGGGTCGAGCGCGAGCCGATCACCGACGCCAACCGCGACTCCGCCCTCTCCGGTGGCAACCTCACCGAGGAGGAGCACGAGGTGACGCTGCACGCCGAGCGTCCCGTCGTGGAGAAGGAGACCGTGCCGGTCGAGCGGGTCCGCCTGGGCACCGAGACCGTCACCGAGGAGCAGCGCGTGCAGGCCGACGTCGCGCACGAGGAGATCGAGCAGGTGCAGGACGGTGTCGACACGACCCGTGGCACCGACGGTCGCGGCACCACCCGCTGA
- a CDS encoding DUF3097 domain-containing protein: MPPRSPYDSLVHPRTQKKPLPQVEAEKDLVVEDPSSGFVGAVVRCEKDVVHLEDRFGRVKGYPLGPGFWVEGRPVVLVRPKNPAAAGSARSASGSTYVAGARARVAREGRIYVEGKHDAELVEKVWGHDLRIEGVVVEPLHGVDDLPGIVKEFRPSSGRRLGVLVDHLVTGSKETRIAAQVTGAHALVVGHPFIDVWEAVKPSVVGIRAWPTVPRGEDWKGGVCRRLGWEDDTGYVWAQRILARVQTWTDLEPALIGRVEELIDFVTTD; the protein is encoded by the coding sequence GTGCCTCCTCGCTCCCCGTACGACTCGCTCGTGCACCCGCGCACCCAGAAGAAGCCGCTCCCCCAGGTGGAGGCGGAGAAGGACCTGGTGGTCGAGGACCCCAGCTCGGGGTTCGTCGGTGCCGTGGTCCGCTGCGAGAAGGACGTCGTCCACCTCGAGGACCGCTTCGGCCGGGTGAAGGGCTACCCGCTGGGCCCGGGGTTCTGGGTGGAGGGACGCCCGGTGGTGCTGGTGCGCCCGAAGAACCCGGCCGCGGCCGGGTCGGCCCGCAGCGCCTCGGGGTCGACCTACGTCGCCGGCGCCCGGGCCCGGGTGGCCCGCGAGGGCCGGATCTACGTCGAGGGCAAGCACGACGCCGAACTGGTGGAGAAGGTCTGGGGCCACGACCTGCGCATCGAGGGCGTGGTGGTCGAGCCGCTGCACGGCGTGGACGACCTGCCCGGCATCGTGAAGGAGTTCCGCCCCTCGTCGGGTCGCCGACTCGGGGTGCTGGTGGACCACCTGGTCACCGGCTCCAAGGAGACCCGGATCGCCGCCCAGGTCACCGGCGCGCACGCCCTCGTCGTGGGCCACCCGTTCATCGACGTCTGGGAGGCGGTCAAGCCCTCGGTCGTCGGCATCCGCGCCTGGCCGACCGTCCCGAGGGGCGAGGACTGGAAGGGCGGGGTCTGTCGCCGGCTGGGCTGGGAGGACGACACCGGCTACGTCTGGGCCCAGCGCATCCTCGCCCGCGTGCAGACCTGGACAGACCTCGAGCCGGCACTGATCGGCCGGGTCGAGGAGCTCATCGACTTCGTCACCACGGACTGA
- a CDS encoding aldo/keto reductase: MAIPMITLNNGVEIPQLGFGTYQIEPENTREAVKTALEVGYRHIDTAEMYGNEKEVGEGFRDSGLSRDDVFITSKLNNGFHAEADVAKAIDQTLADLQMDRVDLFLIHWPLPGIDIDFVETWKGMEQLYRDGKARAIGVSNFQSNHLNKLRDQADVTPAVNQIEVHPYLSQEELRGYNAERGILTEAWSPIAQGKVLDDPAIVRVAERVHRTPAQVTLRWAIQRGDIVFPKSVTRSRVEENFALFDFELSQDDMTSISALNRDERTGPDPDTFNMIPS; encoded by the coding sequence ATGGCCATCCCCATGATCACCCTGAACAACGGCGTCGAGATCCCCCAGCTGGGCTTCGGCACCTACCAGATCGAGCCCGAGAACACCCGTGAGGCCGTGAAGACCGCCCTCGAGGTCGGCTACCGGCACATCGACACCGCCGAGATGTACGGCAACGAGAAGGAGGTCGGCGAGGGCTTCCGCGACTCCGGTCTCTCCCGCGACGACGTCTTCATCACCTCGAAGCTGAACAACGGCTTCCACGCCGAGGCCGACGTGGCGAAGGCGATCGACCAGACCCTGGCCGACCTGCAGATGGACCGGGTCGACCTGTTCCTGATCCACTGGCCGCTGCCGGGCATCGACATCGACTTCGTCGAGACCTGGAAGGGCATGGAGCAGCTCTACCGCGACGGCAAGGCCCGCGCGATCGGCGTCTCGAACTTCCAGAGCAACCACCTCAACAAGCTGCGCGACCAGGCCGACGTCACCCCGGCGGTCAACCAGATCGAGGTGCACCCCTACCTGTCCCAGGAGGAGCTGCGCGGCTACAACGCCGAGCGCGGCATCCTGACCGAGGCCTGGTCGCCCATCGCCCAGGGCAAGGTCCTCGACGACCCGGCGATCGTCCGCGTCGCCGAGCGCGTACACCGCACCCCCGCGCAGGTCACCCTCCGCTGGGCGATCCAGCGCGGCGACATCGTGTTCCCCAAGTCGGTCACCCGCAGCCGCGTCGAGGAGAACTTCGCGCTCTTCGACTTCGAGCTGTCGCAGGACGACATGACCTCAATCTCCGCGCTCAACCGGGACGAGCGGACCGGCCCCGACCCGGACACGTTCAACATGATCCCGAGCTGA
- a CDS encoding GNAT family N-acetyltransferase has translation MPLTLRELTADELPASWALGRMAFGGPAEAPARALRVVPGMTRLGAFDERGTLVGKVVDVAHEQWWGGRRVVAADVSGVAVRPETRGGGVARQLLTELLVRARERGAAVSALYPTVSAVYRSLGWEVAGSLGATELDTAALPRTRAVDGLTVRPGEPDELPLVTELYERVARQRQGLLTRRGGHFDEAPDTPLPEGVDALSLVFDGDLLVGALVFGRGTGYGVESKLDVHHLLATTPDAARALVGVLAGWTTVTRAVRVPLLAGDVFSTVLPLERASAGSARAWMHRPVDVVRAVADRGWPAHATGRVAFRLRDDVAPWNAGDWELEVADGAATLRRAATEPDLWLDVRGFAVLYCAATGGRALAQTGLAGGSGDPAALDLLACGPRAELLDYF, from the coding sequence GTGCCTCTCACCCTCCGCGAGCTGACCGCCGACGAGCTGCCCGCCTCCTGGGCGCTGGGCCGGATGGCCTTCGGCGGCCCCGCCGAGGCGCCGGCCCGGGCGCTGCGGGTGGTGCCCGGGATGACCCGGCTGGGCGCCTTCGACGAGCGCGGCACGTTGGTCGGCAAGGTCGTCGACGTCGCCCACGAGCAGTGGTGGGGCGGCCGGCGGGTGGTCGCTGCGGACGTCAGCGGGGTCGCCGTCCGGCCCGAGACCCGCGGCGGCGGGGTGGCCCGGCAGCTGCTCACCGAGCTGCTGGTGCGCGCCCGGGAGCGGGGCGCCGCGGTCAGCGCGCTCTACCCGACCGTGTCGGCGGTCTACCGGTCCCTGGGCTGGGAGGTTGCCGGGTCCCTCGGTGCGACCGAGCTGGACACCGCCGCCCTGCCGCGCACCCGGGCCGTCGACGGGCTGACCGTGCGGCCGGGGGAGCCCGACGAGCTGCCGCTGGTCACCGAGCTGTACGAGCGGGTCGCCCGGCAGCGGCAGGGGCTGCTCACCCGCCGCGGCGGGCACTTCGACGAGGCCCCGGACACCCCGTTGCCCGAGGGCGTCGACGCGCTGTCCCTGGTGTTCGACGGCGACCTGCTGGTCGGCGCGCTCGTGTTCGGCCGGGGCACCGGGTACGGCGTCGAGTCCAAGCTCGACGTGCACCACCTGCTGGCCACCACCCCGGACGCCGCCCGTGCCCTGGTCGGCGTGCTCGCCGGCTGGACCACGGTGACGCGCGCGGTGCGGGTCCCGCTGCTGGCCGGCGACGTGTTCTCCACGGTGCTGCCGCTGGAGCGGGCGTCGGCCGGCTCGGCCAGGGCGTGGATGCACCGCCCGGTCGACGTCGTCCGCGCCGTGGCCGACCGGGGCTGGCCGGCGCACGCGACCGGTCGCGTCGCCTTCCGGCTGCGGGACGACGTCGCCCCCTGGAACGCGGGGGACTGGGAGCTCGAGGTCGCCGACGGGGCGGCCACCCTCCGGCGTGCCGCGACCGAACCCGACCTGTGGCTCGACGTGCGGGGCTTCGCCGTCCTGTACTGCGCGGCGACCGGTGGCCGCGCGCTCGCCCAGACCGGGCTGGCCGGCGGCAGCGGCGACCCGGCGGCGCTGGACCTGCTCGCCTGCGGACCCCGCGCCGAGCTGCTCGACTACTTCTGA